One genomic segment of Drosophila willistoni isolate 14030-0811.24 chromosome 2R unlocalized genomic scaffold, UCI_dwil_1.1 Seg200, whole genome shotgun sequence includes these proteins:
- the LOC6643488 gene encoding gamma-aminobutyric acid type B receptor subunit 1 isoform X2 produces MTSDGAVTFWIFLLCLIVSQHLKGCEAGRPDELHIGGIFPIAGKGGWQGGQACMPAARLALDDVNKRPNLLPGFKLILHSNDSECEPGLGASVMYNLLYNKPQKLMLLAGCSTVCTTVAEAAKMWNLIVLCYGASSPALSDRKRFPTLFRTHPSATVHNPTRIKLMKKFGWSRVAILQQAEEVFISTVEDLENRCMEAGVEIVTRQSFLSDPTDAVRNLRRQDARIIVGLFYVVAARRVLCEMYKQQLYGRAHVWFFIGWYEDNWYEVNLEAEGITCTKEQMRIAAEGHLTTEALMWNQNNQTTISGMTADQFRHRLNKALTDEGYDITHDRYPEGYQEAPLAYDAVWSVALAFNKTMERLTTRKKSLRDFTYTDKEIADDIYAAMNSTQFLGVSGVVAFSSQGDRIALTQIEQMVDGKYEKLGYYDTQLDNLTWLNAERWAGGKVPQDRTIVTHVLRTVSLPLFVCMCTISSCGIFVALALIIFNIWNKHRRVIQSSHPVCNTIMLFGVIICLISVILLGIDGRFVSPHEYPKICQARAWLLSTGFTLAYGAMFSKVWRVHRFTTKAKTDPKKKVEPWKLYTMVSGLLSIDLVILLSWQIFDPLQRILETFPLEDPVSTTDDIKIRPELEHCESERNSMWLGLVYGFKGLILVFGLFLAYETRSIKVKQINDSRYVGMSIYNVVVLCLITAPVGMVIASQQDASFAFVALAVIFCCFLSMLLIFVPKVIEVIRHPKDKAESKYNPDSAISKEDEERYQKLVTENEELQRLITQKEEKIRVLRQRLVERGDSKGTELNGASGNATTSLAIQPQPASIINTSASALAHPTPAATLAITQDTHEHRT; encoded by the exons GCTGGCATTGGATGATGTCAACAAGAGGCCAAATTTGCTGCCAGGCTTCAAGCTCATACTGCATAGCAATGACAGCGAG TGCGAGCCCGGTTTGGGGGCCAGTGTGATGTACAATCTGCTCTATAATAAGCCACAAAAGCTCATGTTACTGGCAGGATGCAGCACAGTTTGTACAACTGTGGCCGAGGCTGCCAAAATGTGGAATCTAATTGTG CTATGCTATGGTGCCTCTAGTCCGGCCCTATCGGATCGTAAGCGTTTTCCAACGCTTTTCCGTACACATCCCTCGGCCACGGTGCATAATCCAACACGTATCAAACTAATGAAAAAGTTTGGTTGGTCTCGCGTGGCCATCTTACAACAGGCCGAAGAAGTATTTATATCG ACTGTAGAAGATTTGGAAAATCGATGCATGGAAGCTGGCGTCGAAATCGTAACTAGACAATCATTTCTATCCGATCCAACAGACGCCGTACGAAATTTACGACGCCAGGATGCACGCATCATAGTGGGCCTATTCTATGTGGTGGCGGCAAGACGCGTTTTATGCGAGATGTATAAACAACAGCTATACGGAAGGGCACATGTGTGGTTCTTTATAG GATGGTACGAGGATAATTGGTATGAAGTAAATCTTGAAGCTGAAGGCATAACCTGCACCAAAGAGCAAATGAGAATAGCTGCCGAAGGTCATCTAACAACAGAGGCACTTATGTGGAATCAGAACAATCAAACAACTATATCCGGCATGACGGCTGATCAATTTCG GCATCGACTGAATAAAGCCCTTACCGATGAGGGTTACGATATCACTCATGATCGCTATCCAGAAGGCTATCAGGAGGCACCATTGGCCTATGATGCTGTCTGGAGTGTGGCATTGGCATTTAATAAGACAATGGAACGTCTAACAACACGTAAGAAATCGCTTCGTGATTTTACCTATACGGATAAGGAGATCGCCGATGATATCTATGCGGCCATGAATTCAACACAATTTCTTGGAGTATCG GGAGTGGTGGCCTTCAGTTCACAGGGTGACCGTATAGCCTTAACTCAAATCGAGCAAATGGTGGACGGCAAATATGAGAAATTGGGCTATTATGACACGCAACTTGACAATCTCACATGGCTAAATGCCGAACGTTGGGCAGGGGGCAAG GTTCCTCAAGATCGAACAATAGTAACACATGTGCTACGCACCGTATCCTTGCCCCTATTTGTCTGTATGTGCACTATATCAAGTTGTGGCATTTTTGTGGCATTAGCTTTGATCATTTTCAATATATGGAATAAGCATAGAAG aGTCATACAATCCTCTCATCCTGTTTGCAATACAATTATGCTATTTGGTGTCATCATTTGTCTGATATCTGTCATTTTACTTGGCATCGATGGTCGCTTTGTCAGTCCACATGAATATCCAAAG ATTTGTCAAGCTCGAGCTTGGTTATTATCCACCGGTTTTACATTAGCATACGGTGCTATGTTCAGCAAAGTCTGGCGTGTGCATCGATTTACAACAAAAGCGAAAACAGACCCGAAG AAAAAAGTGGAACCTTGGAAGCTATACACCATGGTTTCGGGCCTCTTATCAATAGATTTAGTGATATTACTCTCATGGCAGATCTTTGATCCGCTGCAGCGTATACTCGAAACATTCCCACTCGAAGATCCAGTATCTACAACTGATGATATTAAAATACGTCCAGAGCTTGAGCATTGTGAAAGTGAGAGGAATTCCATGTGGTTAG GTCTTGTCTATGGCTTTAAGGGCCTCATACTGGTATTCGGTCTgtttttggcctatgagacACGTTCGATTAAGGTGAAACAGATTAACGATTCACGTTATGTGGGCATGAGCATCTATAATGTGGTCGTCCTATGCCTGATAACAGCTCCAGTGGGCATGGTTATTGCATCACAACAGGATGCATCATTCGCCTTTGTGGCTCTAGCTGTGATATTCTGTTGTTTCCTAAGCATGCTGCTGATATTTGTGCCAAAG GTCATTGAGGTCATAAGACATCCTAAAGATAAAGCTGAATCGAAATATAATCCCGATTCGGCTATATCGAAAGAGGATGAAGAACGTTATCAGAAATTGGTTACCGAGAATGAGGAACTACAACGATTAATAACACAG AAAGAGGAAAAAATTCGAGTTCTACGACAACGTCTGGTGGAACGAGGCGATAGCAAAGGCACAGAACTGAATGGAGCCTCAGGCAATGCCACCACCTCGCTTGCAATCCAGCCACAGCCTGCTTCTATCATCAATACATCCGCATCCGCATTAGCACATCCCACACCCGCTGCCACACTCGCAATCACACAAG
- the LOC6643488 gene encoding gamma-aminobutyric acid type B receptor subunit 1 isoform X1 codes for MTSDGAVTFWIFLLCLIVSQHLKGCEAGRPDELHIGGIFPIAGKGGWQGGQACMPAARLALDDVNKRPNLLPGFKLILHSNDSECEPGLGASVMYNLLYNKPQKLMLLAGCSTVCTTVAEAAKMWNLIVLCYGASSPALSDRKRFPTLFRTHPSATVHNPTRIKLMKKFGWSRVAILQQAEEVFISTVEDLENRCMEAGVEIVTRQSFLSDPTDAVRNLRRQDARIIVGLFYVVAARRVLCEMYKQQLYGRAHVWFFIGWYEDNWYEVNLEAEGITCTKEQMRIAAEGHLTTEALMWNQNNQTTISGMTADQFRHRLNKALTDEGYDITHDRYPEGYQEAPLAYDAVWSVALAFNKTMERLTTRKKSLRDFTYTDKEIADDIYAAMNSTQFLGVSGVVAFSSQGDRIALTQIEQMVDGKYEKLGYYDTQLDNLTWLNAERWAGGKVPQDRTIVTHVLRTVSLPLFVCMCTISSCGIFVALALIIFNIWNKHRRVIQSSHPVCNTIMLFGVIICLISVILLGIDGRFVSPHEYPKICQARAWLLSTGFTLAYGAMFSKVWRVHRFTTKAKTDPKVKKVEPWKLYTMVSGLLSIDLVILLSWQIFDPLQRILETFPLEDPVSTTDDIKIRPELEHCESERNSMWLGLVYGFKGLILVFGLFLAYETRSIKVKQINDSRYVGMSIYNVVVLCLITAPVGMVIASQQDASFAFVALAVIFCCFLSMLLIFVPKVIEVIRHPKDKAESKYNPDSAISKEDEERYQKLVTENEELQRLITQKEEKIRVLRQRLVERGDSKGTELNGASGNATTSLAIQPQPASIINTSASALAHPTPAATLAITQDTHEHRT; via the exons GCTGGCATTGGATGATGTCAACAAGAGGCCAAATTTGCTGCCAGGCTTCAAGCTCATACTGCATAGCAATGACAGCGAG TGCGAGCCCGGTTTGGGGGCCAGTGTGATGTACAATCTGCTCTATAATAAGCCACAAAAGCTCATGTTACTGGCAGGATGCAGCACAGTTTGTACAACTGTGGCCGAGGCTGCCAAAATGTGGAATCTAATTGTG CTATGCTATGGTGCCTCTAGTCCGGCCCTATCGGATCGTAAGCGTTTTCCAACGCTTTTCCGTACACATCCCTCGGCCACGGTGCATAATCCAACACGTATCAAACTAATGAAAAAGTTTGGTTGGTCTCGCGTGGCCATCTTACAACAGGCCGAAGAAGTATTTATATCG ACTGTAGAAGATTTGGAAAATCGATGCATGGAAGCTGGCGTCGAAATCGTAACTAGACAATCATTTCTATCCGATCCAACAGACGCCGTACGAAATTTACGACGCCAGGATGCACGCATCATAGTGGGCCTATTCTATGTGGTGGCGGCAAGACGCGTTTTATGCGAGATGTATAAACAACAGCTATACGGAAGGGCACATGTGTGGTTCTTTATAG GATGGTACGAGGATAATTGGTATGAAGTAAATCTTGAAGCTGAAGGCATAACCTGCACCAAAGAGCAAATGAGAATAGCTGCCGAAGGTCATCTAACAACAGAGGCACTTATGTGGAATCAGAACAATCAAACAACTATATCCGGCATGACGGCTGATCAATTTCG GCATCGACTGAATAAAGCCCTTACCGATGAGGGTTACGATATCACTCATGATCGCTATCCAGAAGGCTATCAGGAGGCACCATTGGCCTATGATGCTGTCTGGAGTGTGGCATTGGCATTTAATAAGACAATGGAACGTCTAACAACACGTAAGAAATCGCTTCGTGATTTTACCTATACGGATAAGGAGATCGCCGATGATATCTATGCGGCCATGAATTCAACACAATTTCTTGGAGTATCG GGAGTGGTGGCCTTCAGTTCACAGGGTGACCGTATAGCCTTAACTCAAATCGAGCAAATGGTGGACGGCAAATATGAGAAATTGGGCTATTATGACACGCAACTTGACAATCTCACATGGCTAAATGCCGAACGTTGGGCAGGGGGCAAG GTTCCTCAAGATCGAACAATAGTAACACATGTGCTACGCACCGTATCCTTGCCCCTATTTGTCTGTATGTGCACTATATCAAGTTGTGGCATTTTTGTGGCATTAGCTTTGATCATTTTCAATATATGGAATAAGCATAGAAG aGTCATACAATCCTCTCATCCTGTTTGCAATACAATTATGCTATTTGGTGTCATCATTTGTCTGATATCTGTCATTTTACTTGGCATCGATGGTCGCTTTGTCAGTCCACATGAATATCCAAAG ATTTGTCAAGCTCGAGCTTGGTTATTATCCACCGGTTTTACATTAGCATACGGTGCTATGTTCAGCAAAGTCTGGCGTGTGCATCGATTTACAACAAAAGCGAAAACAGACCCGAAGGTA AAAAAAGTGGAACCTTGGAAGCTATACACCATGGTTTCGGGCCTCTTATCAATAGATTTAGTGATATTACTCTCATGGCAGATCTTTGATCCGCTGCAGCGTATACTCGAAACATTCCCACTCGAAGATCCAGTATCTACAACTGATGATATTAAAATACGTCCAGAGCTTGAGCATTGTGAAAGTGAGAGGAATTCCATGTGGTTAG GTCTTGTCTATGGCTTTAAGGGCCTCATACTGGTATTCGGTCTgtttttggcctatgagacACGTTCGATTAAGGTGAAACAGATTAACGATTCACGTTATGTGGGCATGAGCATCTATAATGTGGTCGTCCTATGCCTGATAACAGCTCCAGTGGGCATGGTTATTGCATCACAACAGGATGCATCATTCGCCTTTGTGGCTCTAGCTGTGATATTCTGTTGTTTCCTAAGCATGCTGCTGATATTTGTGCCAAAG GTCATTGAGGTCATAAGACATCCTAAAGATAAAGCTGAATCGAAATATAATCCCGATTCGGCTATATCGAAAGAGGATGAAGAACGTTATCAGAAATTGGTTACCGAGAATGAGGAACTACAACGATTAATAACACAG AAAGAGGAAAAAATTCGAGTTCTACGACAACGTCTGGTGGAACGAGGCGATAGCAAAGGCACAGAACTGAATGGAGCCTCAGGCAATGCCACCACCTCGCTTGCAATCCAGCCACAGCCTGCTTCTATCATCAATACATCCGCATCCGCATTAGCACATCCCACACCCGCTGCCACACTCGCAATCACACAAG
- the LOC6643488 gene encoding uncharacterized protein LOC6643488 isoform X3, with protein sequence MAKCRTLGRGQEKMDRNVNASKEENNDAEKREESVYNEDTIDTHKESKECDQSDVNLKEEASQDKSKDAQETSVAINQDIKESDKPGTSNQGSTQGTLNVGPEHKPNEKIQTLDKTPNHSESESTKQSSTESDGYTIDKTEKKDVRDSDEDTMVDMNETQKESLIQMPRFEREKPFNVRFSDATKDRETLRRRATENLQNSPSMTFSINRNRRESLDMDDSDPNSNPQSRRRRRSSQEDSDTDYVINIQESHMKNMDTLAQEYMEHFYPPRPLSDVSGAQTTGQRKQEVRTFLLRNPNTPVNEIGVNTKISTVPLHVDQGKIYFDYETETDEDESDTDEDATDAKYKTAKLREQEEGKIISNRESIAETLEADPLEVGKRISKRFYHQDGKHRNIGTHTIKPSHEREDDGQSMGYENPLIDDNDYHRKSSVEFEYELTGGERNYYEGCEYHFPVRKSWRHMFYYGKNNKYFSRYPIHWVYTFIYCVCHILFVILLGLIIFDHFSGGINMKRPYTKIPQPFLSFAPVGSQGINYKHIEFDPRNKSEVRDMYMKSLNFLRKYGSERFQRFGLCNETDDFGYSTKEPCIFLKINRLIGFKTKTYNHSDQVTRSTFNEYDHKALKGLLSSIEKPEDRQNRIWITCETKQNDHINIEYFPEPAVHTKYTDIRKRIVYHIKDKKSFFSPEDLNRIVAIKIYNLTTNEQIHINCKLWARNIHHTREDYGQVSFYILLANRKNRERALQASKYHDAL encoded by the exons ATGGCTAAATGCCGAACGTTGGGCAGGGGGCAAG AGAAAATGGATAGAAATGTAAATGCCtcgaaagaagaaaacaatGATGCAGAGAAAAGGGAAGAATCAGTTTATAATGAAGATACAATTGATACCCACAAAGAAAGTAAAGAATGTGACCAATCTGATGTGAACCTAAAGGAGGAAGCAAGTCAGGATAAATCTAAAGATGCACAAGAGACAAGTGTTGCTataaatcaagatataaaaGAAAGTGACAAACCAGGAACTTCCAACCAAGGATCCACTCAAGGTACGCTCAATGTAGGCCCAGAGCACAAGCCAAACGAAAAGATTCAAACCTTAGATAAAACTCCGAATCATTCAGAATCGGAAAGTACAAAACAATCATCAACAGAGAGTGATGGATATACTATAgacaaaactgaaaaaaaagatGTTCGTGATAGTGATGAGGATACTATGGTAGACATGAATGAAACTCAAAAGGAATCACTAATCCAAATGCCCAGATTCGAGCGTGAAAAACCATTTAATGTAAGATTTTCCGATGCAACAAAGGATAGAGAAACCCTTCGTCGACGGGCCACAGAAAATCTTCAAAATTCACCATCTATGACTTTTTCAATCAATCGAAATCGCAGAGAAAGTTTAGACATGGATGATAGTGATCCAAATAGTAATCCACAGAGTCGTAGACGCAGAAGAAGTTCACAAGAAGATAGTGATACCGATTATGTAATAAATATTCAAGAATCTCATATGAAAAATATGGATACCTTAGCTCAGGAGTATATGGAACATTTTTATCCGCCACGTCCTTTGAGCGATGTAAGTGGAGCCCAGACAACAGGCCAAAGAAAACAAGAGGTTCGTACATTTCTATTAAGAAATCCAAATACACCAGTCAATGAAATTGGtgtaaatacaaaaatttccaCTGTACCATTACATGTGGATCAagggaaaatatattttgattatGAAACTGAAACAGATGAGGATGAATCGGATACAGATGAAGATGCCACCGATGCTAAATATAAAACGGCAAAGTTGCGTGAACAAGAGGAAGGGAAAATAATATCGAATAGGGAATCGATTGCCGAAACTCTGGAAGCGGATCCATTAGAAGTTGGAAAACGAATATCAAAAAGATTTTATCATCAGGATGGTAAACATAGAAACATTGGTACACATACAATTAAACCATCGCATGAACGCGAGGATGATGGACAATCAATGGGCTATGAAAACCCCCTTATCGATGATAATGATTATCATCGCAAATCCAGTGTTGAATTCGAATATGAACTTACGGGTGGTGAACGAAATTATTACGAGGGTTGTGAATATCATTTTCCTGTGAGAAAAAGTTGGCGTCATATGTTCTATTAtggcaaaaataacaaatatttctCACGATATCCCATACATTGGGTTTATACCTTTATCTATTGTGTATgtcatatattatttgtgaTTTTGCTAGGTCTAATAATATTCGATCATTTCTCTGGTGGCATAAACATGAAACGTCCATACACGAAAATTCCCCAACCCTTTTTAAGTTTCGCTCCTGTAGGATCTCAAGGAATCAATTATAAGCATATTGAATTTGATCCACGAAATAAGTCTGAAGTTCgagatatgtatatgaaatCTTTGAATTTCCTAAGAAAATACGGTTCAGAGAGATTTCAACGTTTCGGTCTATGTAATGAAACGGATGATTTTGGCTATTCAACCAAAGAGCCgtgtatatttttaaaaatcaatcGTCTAATTGGTTTCAAAACCAAAACCTATAATCATTCCGATCAAGTGACAAGATCTACATTCAATGAATATGATCACAAGGCATTAAAAGGACTTTTAAGTAGTATTGAAAAACCTGAAGATCGTCAGAATCGCATTTGGATAACATgtgaaacgaaacaaaatgaTCATAttaatattgaatattttcCAGAACCGGCTGTGCACACAAAATATACAGATATCAGAAAGAGAATTGTTTATCATATTAAAGATAAAAAGTCTTTCTTCAGTCCCGAAGATCTCAATCGTATTGtggcaattaaaatttataatttaacaacaaatgaacAGATTCATATTAATTGTAAACTTTGGGCCCGTAATATTCATCATACACGTGAGGATTATGGACAAGTTtcgttttatattttgttagCCAATCGCAAGAATCGTGAACGTGCTCTTCAAGCATCTAAATATCATGATGCattgtga